The Ziziphus jujuba cultivar Dongzao chromosome 7, ASM3175591v1 genome includes a region encoding these proteins:
- the LOC132804409 gene encoding uncharacterized protein LOC132804409, which yields MVIMSTARSHTTKASFLRIALLASSNSWARHHFAWKIKSLATVPTKFSASSLTLNQSFPNPYKTSLLGVAFTRQETSNWQLQHRSIHSSPIKSNQRMYGYNHIKMDNVVSDHFPKFSGTVCYRIYTL from the exons ATGGTGATCATGAGCACTGCACGCTCTCACACCACCAAGGCATCGTTTCTCCGTATCGCTCTTCTCGCTTCGTCCAATAGCTGGGCGAGACATCATTTTGCCTGGAAGATTAAATCTCTCGCGACCGTGCCGACCAAATTCTCTGCATCATCTCTTACTTTGAACCAATCGTTTCCTAATCCTT ACAAAACTAGTCTTCTTGGTGTAGCTTTTACAAGGCAAGAGACTTCCAATTGGCAGCTACAGCATAGAAGCATCCAcag CTCGCCGATCAAATCTAATCAACGGATGTACGGGTATAATCATATCAAAATGGACAACGTGGTATCTGATCACTTCCCAAAATTTAGTGGAACAG TTTGTTATAGAATATACACTCTTTGA